Proteins from a single region of Bdellovibrio svalbardensis:
- a CDS encoding glutathione peroxidase — protein sequence MLLLGLTASAESTTSAQNFFELSATDISGKKVNFSTYRGKVVLVVNTASQCGFTPQLKELEAMYKKYANRGFIVLAFPSNDFKQEKGDNTAVKGFAEKEYGVTFPFFDKAPVTGADKQPVYQFLTEKKPGLLLKDVSWNFEKFLVNRKGEVIERWSSITKPSSEKVVESVEKALGEPL from the coding sequence ATGCTCCTACTGGGCCTGACGGCTTCCGCTGAAAGCACAACATCTGCTCAGAATTTTTTCGAACTTTCTGCGACTGACATCTCTGGAAAGAAGGTCAATTTCTCAACCTACCGAGGCAAAGTGGTTTTAGTGGTCAATACCGCATCTCAATGCGGCTTCACTCCGCAACTCAAAGAACTCGAAGCAATGTACAAAAAATACGCAAATCGCGGATTCATCGTGCTGGCTTTCCCTTCAAATGATTTCAAACAGGAAAAAGGCGACAACACCGCAGTCAAAGGCTTCGCGGAAAAAGAGTACGGCGTGACTTTTCCATTTTTCGATAAAGCCCCGGTCACTGGCGCAGACAAACAACCGGTCTATCAGTTTCTGACTGAAAAGAAACCAGGACTTCTGCTGAAAGACGTCAGCTGGAACTTCGAAAAATTTCTAGTAAATCGCAAAGGGGAAGTCATCGAAAGATGGAGTTCGATCACCAAGCCCTCATCAGAAAAAGTCGTGGAGTCTGTCGAAAAAGCCCTCGGCGAACCTCTCTAA
- a CDS encoding porin family protein, producing the protein MKTTGIILHSGLLAFLIGISFALPSTAQAQLLTPSSSDQKHYLIAQSEPDEAYDPFSDYSEFDEDSDEEADVNFFRNGRFLTVGIAAGYRGFTGNFADQYSAAPDFGLYLTYFFDLRLAMSLGFQTGDHNVKFTANDKAVTYSGNVSITSINFDLKYYMNTQNVTRGLADLNPYILGGLGQFYRTYTLSGLDGYSRDSTMGFDIGAGLEIPLMRKKAFLGIQGTYHYVNFSDENKTRVSNGGGTDVLDKPLSGDMYDVLFILGMNF; encoded by the coding sequence GTGAAAACCACGGGGATTATTCTTCATTCCGGCCTTCTGGCATTTTTGATCGGGATTAGCTTTGCTTTGCCTTCGACGGCACAGGCACAATTATTGACCCCATCTTCTTCAGACCAGAAACATTATTTAATCGCGCAATCTGAGCCCGACGAGGCTTACGATCCATTTTCTGACTACAGTGAGTTCGACGAGGATTCTGACGAAGAAGCCGACGTGAATTTCTTCCGCAATGGTCGCTTTCTAACTGTAGGCATCGCGGCGGGATATCGTGGCTTTACCGGCAACTTCGCAGATCAATATTCGGCTGCTCCTGATTTTGGATTGTATCTGACTTACTTCTTCGATCTTCGCCTGGCAATGTCTTTGGGTTTCCAAACAGGCGATCACAACGTGAAGTTCACTGCCAACGACAAGGCTGTCACCTATTCAGGAAATGTCTCGATCACATCCATTAACTTTGACTTAAAGTACTACATGAACACTCAAAATGTGACTCGCGGCCTTGCCGATCTGAATCCATATATCTTGGGTGGTCTTGGACAATTCTACCGAACTTATACCTTGTCAGGTCTTGATGGCTACAGCCGTGACTCTACCATGGGGTTTGATATCGGAGCCGGCCTGGAGATCCCTTTGATGCGCAAGAAAGCCTTTTTGGGCATTCAAGGCACCTATCACTATGTGAATTTCTCTGATGAAAACAAGACCCGCGTTTCAAATGGCGGTGGCACAGATGTTCTGGATAAGCCACTCTCTGGCGATATGTATGATGTGCTCTTCATCCTTGGGATGAATTTCTAA
- a CDS encoding sodium-dependent transporter: MAAKRGAWRTRFGFYLLAIGSACGLGNLWRFPYVVGENGGGAFILLYVFMALAIGAPMLIAELMLGKNTRKSVMVATQQMAQKSNTGFKWAGRLAVILTIVVFSYYAVISGWVLHFMTQFFVSLFSDYESASSKTNLAALMGNGWLQLMLASAHILITVVVVVKGVQEGLERWISYMMPLFAALVIVLLVKSFSLPSTPEVVRFLFYPDFSKLTMSSLNHALGHVFFTLSLGFGTMVTYGSYMRDEDHVPTAGFRVALVDSLISLVAVMMIFPVAFQASNVPLTDPALMFEVLPRYLLGIHGGTLFGLAFFVCLYMAALNASIGLLEVVVSNFVDTKKNIGRVRATWYSGLVALLLAILPALSSSVLKAVRVGGRSLIESLDSLLINWFLPLVALAILLAFYKGTSEKEKEVSFIDKDKFVSYSMYPHWIFVLKWVAPAIIGLGFVLQVLSLF; this comes from the coding sequence GTGGCAGCAAAACGCGGCGCTTGGCGAACACGCTTTGGATTTTATCTTTTGGCCATTGGCTCTGCCTGTGGTCTTGGAAATCTTTGGCGATTCCCTTATGTCGTGGGTGAAAATGGAGGAGGAGCTTTTATCCTCCTCTATGTTTTTATGGCATTGGCTATTGGGGCTCCGATGTTGATTGCTGAGTTGATGCTAGGCAAGAATACACGGAAGTCGGTGATGGTGGCGACTCAGCAGATGGCGCAGAAATCCAATACGGGATTTAAATGGGCTGGGCGTCTGGCGGTAATTCTGACCATCGTTGTTTTTTCTTACTATGCCGTGATTAGTGGTTGGGTTTTGCATTTTATGACCCAATTTTTTGTCTCTTTATTTTCTGATTACGAAAGTGCTTCCAGTAAAACAAATTTGGCAGCGTTGATGGGTAATGGCTGGTTGCAGCTTATGCTTGCCAGCGCTCACATCTTGATCACCGTTGTGGTGGTTGTAAAAGGTGTTCAGGAAGGTCTCGAGCGTTGGATCAGTTATATGATGCCTTTGTTTGCGGCTCTGGTGATTGTGCTTTTGGTGAAGTCTTTTTCTTTGCCTTCAACTCCTGAAGTGGTGCGGTTTCTTTTCTATCCAGATTTCTCAAAATTGACGATGTCTTCTTTGAATCATGCTTTGGGGCATGTGTTCTTCACTTTGTCTTTGGGTTTCGGAACGATGGTGACTTACGGCTCTTATATGCGTGATGAAGACCATGTTCCGACTGCGGGTTTCCGCGTGGCCTTGGTCGACAGCTTGATTTCCCTGGTGGCGGTCATGATGATCTTTCCAGTGGCCTTTCAGGCTTCCAATGTGCCTCTGACGGACCCGGCATTGATGTTTGAAGTTTTGCCGCGGTATTTATTAGGGATTCACGGCGGGACCTTATTTGGTTTGGCCTTCTTTGTCTGTCTTTACATGGCGGCGTTGAATGCCAGTATTGGTTTGCTGGAAGTTGTTGTTTCCAATTTTGTTGATACCAAGAAAAATATCGGACGGGTGCGCGCCACTTGGTATTCGGGGCTTGTGGCCCTGTTGTTGGCGATACTCCCTGCGCTGTCCAGTTCTGTTCTTAAAGCCGTCCGTGTGGGTGGGCGATCTTTGATTGAGTCGTTGGATTCTCTTTTAATCAACTGGTTCTTGCCTTTGGTGGCGTTGGCGATTTTGTTGGCTTTCTATAAGGGAACTTCCGAGAAAGAAAAAGAAGTCAGTTTCATCGATAAGGATAAGTTCGTTAGCTACTCCATGTATCCGCATTGGATCTTTGTTTTGAAGTGGGTTGCTCCGGCAATTATTGGACTGGGGTTTGTTCTACAAGTCTTGAGCTTATTCTAA
- the der gene encoding ribosome biogenesis GTPase Der: MSLNPKTDFASKVAIIGRPNVGKSTLFNIVTETRKAVVKDQAGVTRDIIIEPVDIWGKQFDLIDTGGITEAGDLFSKLIKEQVTEFLHSVDLIVAVMDGRVGLVPEDRDIIRVAKQAGKPFLLVINKVDKAQEEEIAKADFYEFGVDIVSASFEQRRGVGDIIEWITKNIPENPGTVKEGMNITIVGKPNVGKSSICNLLLGVNRMLVSDVAGTTIDSVDSPFVYNGRKYTLVDTAGLRKSAKREEDLEIISAFKSHEALRRSDIVLLMVDGTIGPTDQDARIMQSILEDHKGVIVVANKSDLGNKEVPEYRKTFREQVERVFHFFKDVHVVFTSAKTGNGIEDLFETIEKVTDQINFRVPTSELNDFFFETIRKAPAPVYGTNNVKFYYVTQTYQKPPAFIAFANHPDGVTNSYRRFLVKNIKERWDLHGLPIRIFCMKSRKGGE, encoded by the coding sequence ATGTCGTTGAATCCGAAGACTGATTTTGCCTCGAAGGTGGCGATTATCGGTCGTCCCAACGTAGGAAAATCGACACTGTTTAATATTGTTACTGAGACTCGTAAAGCTGTGGTTAAAGACCAGGCTGGAGTGACTCGCGATATTATCATTGAGCCTGTTGATATCTGGGGCAAGCAATTTGACCTGATTGATACCGGTGGTATCACAGAAGCTGGAGACTTGTTCTCTAAGCTTATCAAAGAGCAAGTGACTGAGTTCTTGCACTCTGTGGACTTGATCGTTGCCGTTATGGATGGTCGTGTGGGACTGGTTCCAGAAGATCGCGATATCATCCGTGTTGCCAAACAGGCGGGAAAACCATTCTTGCTGGTGATCAATAAAGTTGATAAGGCGCAAGAGGAAGAAATCGCGAAAGCGGACTTCTATGAGTTTGGTGTGGATATCGTTTCGGCGTCATTTGAACAACGCCGTGGCGTCGGTGATATCATTGAATGGATCACTAAAAATATTCCTGAAAATCCGGGCACTGTTAAGGAAGGTATGAACATTACGATCGTTGGTAAACCTAACGTTGGTAAGAGTTCTATCTGCAACCTGCTTTTGGGTGTCAACCGCATGCTGGTTTCTGATGTTGCTGGTACGACCATTGACTCTGTGGATTCCCCGTTTGTTTATAACGGCAGAAAATACACCTTGGTGGATACAGCAGGTTTGCGTAAATCTGCGAAGCGTGAAGAGGATCTTGAGATCATTTCTGCGTTTAAATCCCACGAGGCCCTTCGACGTTCTGATATCGTTTTGCTTATGGTTGATGGTACGATCGGTCCCACAGATCAAGATGCGCGTATCATGCAGTCTATTCTGGAAGATCATAAAGGCGTGATCGTTGTTGCGAATAAATCAGACCTTGGTAATAAAGAGGTTCCTGAGTATCGCAAGACCTTCCGTGAACAAGTAGAGCGCGTATTCCATTTCTTTAAAGACGTTCATGTGGTTTTCACAAGTGCTAAAACTGGAAATGGTATCGAGGATTTGTTTGAAACCATCGAAAAGGTGACAGATCAGATTAACTTCCGTGTTCCAACGTCTGAGTTGAATGACTTCTTCTTTGAGACTATTCGTAAAGCTCCGGCACCAGTTTATGGAACTAACAATGTGAAGTTCTATTATGTGACTCAAACTTATCAGAAGCCGCCTGCGTTTATTGCGTTTGCGAATCATCCTGATGGAGTGACGAATTCTTACCGAAGATTCCTGGTGAAAAACATCAAGGAACGTTGGGACCTTCACGGTCTGCCAATTCGTATCTTCTGTATGAAGTCACGTAAGGGTGGCGAGTAG
- the era gene encoding GTPase Era, whose product MSYKAGFLGLIGQPNAGKSTLMNFLVDEKVSIVSAKPQTTRRRILGIWSTDKGQVVFVDAPGLIKSDSGLNGFLAQEAHDVINSSDALLAIIPVDEQKPEDAEKVLDLVSKSGKPWIGVITKTDIEEKAHRVMILRKMIEDRGGKSMSISATAYAGDAEEREAMLIEFLELMPASPAPLYDTELFTNENVREMAAEIIREKCFENLHHELPYNIAVRIIKFDENAALPKIYAEIIVSRESHKPIVIGKGASVIKKIGMDARKELEKLMDEKVFLDLNVTAKPEWFGNKRMMKELGYVVESED is encoded by the coding sequence ATGAGTTACAAAGCTGGATTTTTAGGATTGATCGGGCAACCGAACGCAGGGAAGAGCACCTTGATGAACTTTCTTGTTGATGAAAAGGTGTCGATCGTTTCTGCGAAACCGCAGACAACTCGCCGTCGTATTTTGGGTATTTGGAGTACAGACAAGGGCCAAGTGGTTTTCGTTGATGCCCCAGGTTTGATCAAGTCTGATTCAGGTCTTAATGGATTCCTGGCGCAAGAAGCCCATGACGTTATCAATAGCTCAGATGCTTTGCTTGCGATCATCCCGGTGGATGAACAAAAACCAGAGGACGCTGAAAAGGTTTTGGATCTTGTGTCTAAAAGCGGAAAACCCTGGATCGGTGTGATCACCAAGACTGACATAGAGGAAAAAGCTCACCGTGTGATGATTCTTCGTAAGATGATCGAAGATCGTGGTGGCAAGTCGATGTCGATTTCTGCAACGGCTTATGCGGGCGATGCTGAAGAGCGTGAAGCCATGTTGATTGAGTTTCTGGAGTTGATGCCAGCCTCACCAGCACCTTTGTATGATACGGAACTGTTCACGAACGAAAATGTTCGTGAAATGGCCGCTGAGATCATTCGTGAAAAGTGTTTTGAAAACCTTCATCATGAACTTCCATACAACATTGCTGTGCGTATCATAAAATTTGATGAAAACGCCGCTTTACCAAAAATCTACGCAGAGATTATCGTCTCTCGCGAAAGCCATAAGCCTATCGTTATTGGTAAAGGTGCCAGCGTAATTAAAAAAATCGGCATGGACGCTCGTAAAGAGCTTGAAAAGCTGATGGATGAAAAAGTGTTTTTAGATCTAAATGTAACTGCGAAACCAGAATGGTTTGGCAATAAGAGAATGATGAAGGAGTTGGGTTATGTCGTTGAATCCGAAGACTGA
- the rnc gene encoding ribonuclease III → MTELEKRLKYRFKNNAILARALTHKSYANELKNSIEHNEKLEFLGDAVLDLVVGEFLYEKFPADTEGGLSKKRASIVNEEVLFELAREMELNKLLQLGKGEAQTGGALKPRLLASSLEAIVGAVYLDGGFEVAKDFIRREFLPLCEKVCGQEDFERDYKTRLQELVQKAMKETPKYEVLAEEGPPHDREFLVCVKVKEEVWAQGRGRSKKNAEQFAAKCALENKFKETQI, encoded by the coding sequence ATGACAGAGTTAGAGAAGAGACTTAAATATAGATTTAAAAACAACGCCATTTTGGCAAGAGCATTGACCCACAAGAGTTATGCAAATGAGTTGAAAAATTCCATCGAGCATAACGAGAAACTGGAGTTTTTGGGTGATGCGGTTTTGGATTTAGTGGTCGGGGAGTTTTTGTACGAGAAGTTCCCGGCGGACACTGAGGGCGGTCTGTCTAAAAAGCGCGCCAGTATCGTGAATGAAGAAGTTCTTTTCGAATTGGCGCGGGAGATGGAGCTGAATAAGCTTCTGCAGTTGGGTAAAGGTGAAGCGCAAACGGGTGGAGCCTTGAAGCCGCGTCTACTGGCTTCTTCTTTGGAAGCGATTGTGGGCGCTGTTTACCTGGATGGCGGATTTGAAGTGGCCAAAGATTTTATCCGCAGAGAGTTTTTGCCTTTGTGTGAAAAAGTCTGCGGTCAGGAAGATTTTGAAAGAGATTATAAAACGCGTCTGCAAGAGTTGGTGCAGAAGGCGATGAAAGAAACGCCGAAGTATGAAGTTCTCGCGGAAGAAGGACCTCCACATGACAGAGAATTTTTGGTGTGTGTAAAAGTAAAAGAAGAGGTCTGGGCCCAGGGGCGGGGACGAAGTAAGAAAAACGCCGAACAATTTGCGGCAAAATGCGCCCTCGAGAACAAGTTTAAGGAGACACAGATATGA
- the mtaB gene encoding tRNA (N(6)-L-threonylcarbamoyladenosine(37)-C(2))-methylthiotransferase MtaB: MDHTVTHTKGVAVTNTKYQVHTFGCKVNTYDAGLIQKNLNANGFAPVVRGDKDARIHVLNTCAVTAEATKEAVRYIRRLKVKDPFCTIVVTGCAAQVDTGSFSNLPGADLIVANSHKGSLPDLLNKHFRGELTEKVFKSNIFKKEDLEMGGGVEKHHTRTFLKIQDGCNSFCTYCIIPYARGKSRSIAIADLVQRINDLYADGSREVVLTGVHIGDYEDEINGKKMVMEDLIENLLARTKMPRFRLSSLEPVEVSERLLDLYKDPRLCPHFHMSIQSANTDVLFHMKRKYTQEDVKKSLIAISERVPNSFVGMDVITGFPTETEEQFQDTYETLKALPWTKLHVFPYSERSGTRAAAMEVSVYPHVRAERAAKLRELSIARYEEQAKLQIGTIKKVLVLKNAAKGGQGLSHDYWPVSIAGAESFVDHWAGQEVDVQITGYDHSNKAHMEGHLIGEILADEVLT; the protein is encoded by the coding sequence ATGGATCACACTGTAACTCACACCAAAGGTGTGGCTGTAACTAACACCAAATATCAGGTTCATACTTTTGGTTGTAAGGTGAATACTTACGATGCCGGCCTCATCCAAAAGAATCTGAATGCGAATGGTTTTGCTCCCGTTGTTAGGGGTGATAAGGATGCACGCATTCACGTTCTCAATACCTGCGCAGTGACGGCTGAAGCCACCAAAGAAGCTGTTCGCTATATCCGCCGCCTGAAAGTGAAAGATCCTTTCTGTACGATCGTGGTGACCGGTTGTGCTGCTCAAGTTGATACAGGTTCTTTCTCAAACCTTCCCGGCGCAGATCTTATTGTTGCGAATTCCCATAAAGGTTCTTTGCCAGATTTGTTGAATAAACATTTCCGCGGGGAGCTGACTGAAAAAGTATTTAAATCGAATATCTTCAAAAAAGAAGATTTGGAAATGGGTGGCGGAGTTGAGAAACACCACACTCGCACTTTCTTAAAAATTCAAGACGGCTGCAACAGCTTCTGCACTTACTGCATTATTCCTTATGCCCGCGGCAAGAGTCGCAGTATTGCAATTGCTGACTTGGTTCAGCGTATTAATGATCTTTATGCCGACGGTTCTCGCGAAGTCGTCCTTACGGGTGTTCATATTGGTGACTACGAAGATGAAATCAACGGCAAGAAAATGGTGATGGAAGATTTGATTGAAAATCTTCTCGCGCGCACGAAAATGCCTCGATTTAGGTTGTCTTCTTTGGAGCCAGTTGAAGTTTCCGAAAGACTCTTGGATCTTTATAAGGATCCTCGTCTTTGCCCGCATTTCCATATGAGCATTCAAAGTGCCAATACGGATGTCCTTTTCCATATGAAGCGCAAATACACTCAGGAAGACGTTAAAAAGTCCCTGATTGCGATTTCAGAGCGCGTTCCCAATTCTTTCGTCGGGATGGATGTTATCACTGGATTCCCGACGGAAACTGAAGAGCAATTCCAAGACACTTATGAGACTCTAAAAGCTCTTCCATGGACGAAGCTGCATGTCTTCCCTTATAGCGAGCGCAGTGGCACGCGGGCGGCAGCAATGGAAGTTTCTGTTTATCCTCACGTGCGAGCAGAGCGTGCAGCAAAACTTCGCGAGCTCAGCATTGCTCGTTACGAAGAACAGGCCAAACTTCAAATTGGGACCATCAAAAAGGTTCTGGTGTTGAAGAACGCTGCCAAAGGCGGACAGGGTTTGAGTCATGACTACTGGCCAGTCAGTATCGCCGGAGCGGAAAGTTTCGTTGATCATTGGGCAGGTCAGGAAGTGGATGTCCAGATCACGGGATATGATCACTCTAACAAGGCCCATATGGAAGGCCATCTGATTGGCGAAATTTTGGCTGATGAGGTGCTCACATGA
- the mnmA gene encoding tRNA 2-thiouridine(34) synthase MnmA, whose protein sequence is MSKGRVLVAMSGGVDSSAAAALLVEQGYEVIGATMQVWDYTSCDIEEGNGTCCSSIDVDDARAVADRLGIPFYVLNCEAKFRQAVIDPFLKAYLEGQTPLPCVNCNTYLKFDHLVRKMKELECDYLATGHYAKIVTDAAGKSSIHTSTDDWKDQTYFLFTIDPELVPKLLFPIGDMKKPQVREYSEKMGLVTARKKDSQGICFVGNQGYQNFIKGQVSKTVLDSKKGLLKRYPSGEVMAKHEGIHNYTYGQSKGLGMDHHEKLFVIKIDAADNTVWVGDEQYLFASEVDVVDPKLLSAIQDGEVMNVKIRYQHKGSQAQVFKTDTGFKLKFTEPQRAVTPGQAAVFYRERELVGGGWITL, encoded by the coding sequence ATGTCTAAAGGAAGAGTCCTTGTTGCTATGAGCGGAGGCGTGGACAGTTCTGCCGCGGCTGCGCTCTTGGTCGAACAGGGGTATGAAGTTATTGGTGCCACGATGCAAGTCTGGGATTACACCTCTTGTGATATCGAGGAAGGTAATGGCACCTGCTGTTCAAGTATCGACGTTGATGATGCTCGGGCGGTGGCGGATCGTTTGGGGATTCCGTTTTACGTATTGAACTGTGAGGCAAAGTTCCGCCAGGCAGTTATCGATCCTTTCTTGAAAGCTTACCTTGAGGGGCAGACTCCGCTCCCTTGTGTAAACTGCAACACCTATTTAAAATTTGATCATCTTGTTAGAAAGATGAAAGAGCTTGAGTGCGATTACCTGGCAACCGGTCACTACGCGAAGATCGTAACGGATGCTGCTGGTAAATCATCTATCCATACGTCGACCGATGACTGGAAAGATCAGACTTATTTCTTATTTACTATTGATCCTGAATTGGTGCCTAAACTTTTGTTCCCGATTGGTGACATGAAGAAACCCCAGGTGCGTGAGTACTCTGAAAAAATGGGTTTGGTGACAGCTCGTAAAAAAGACTCGCAAGGTATTTGCTTTGTGGGTAACCAAGGTTATCAAAATTTTATCAAAGGCCAGGTTTCCAAGACTGTTTTGGATTCCAAGAAAGGTCTTTTGAAGCGCTATCCTTCCGGCGAAGTGATGGCGAAGCATGAAGGTATTCATAACTACACTTACGGTCAAAGTAAGGGGTTGGGTATGGATCATCATGAAAAGCTCTTCGTAATTAAAATCGATGCGGCCGACAACACCGTTTGGGTGGGTGATGAGCAGTATCTGTTCGCCAGCGAAGTGGATGTCGTGGATCCAAAACTATTGAGTGCAATTCAAGATGGCGAAGTGATGAATGTTAAAATTCGTTATCAGCACAAAGGCTCTCAAGCTCAGGTCTTTAAAACAGACACCGGCTTTAAGCTGAAATTCACAGAGCCTCAAAGAGCGGTGACTCCTGGTCAAGCAGCCGTCTTCTATCGCGAACGTGAACTTGTGGGGGGCGGATGGATCACACTGTAA